CCATCCGCGCCAACGCTGCCATCTCGGTTGCCGCCACGGTCACGGCCCTCATCGCCGTGTTCATCCTCGGCGCCTTCATCCCCTCATTCATGTACGTGCGATCGGCCGTTGACTCCCAGAAGTCCAAGGTCGATGTGGACATCTACATCTCCGACGGCGCCACGGTGCGACAGGTCGATTCCCTGCGCGACAAGCTCACGGCGCTCCGCAGCGACGGCACGGTCGCCAGGATGACCTATGTGTCGAAGGCGGATGCGCTCCGCATCATGCGCGAGCGCCTCCGTGACCCCTCGGTGCTCGATGAACTGCCATCCAACCCACTGCCAGCCAAGTTCAACGTGCACCCGACCGAGGCCGAGAACGCCGATGTGATCATCGCCGCCGTGAAGGGTCACCCGGCGCTCGATCCCACCGAGGGCATCGTGTACCCCAAGACCACCGCCGACAAGCTCCTCACCGCCGCCAAGTTCGTGCAGTGGGCCGGATTCATCCTCATCGGGATCCTGCTGCTCGCCGCCGTTCTGCTCATCGGCAACACTATCCGTCTGTCCATCTTCGCGAGGCGGCGGGAGGTGGAGGTGATGCGCTTGGTCGGCGCCACCAACTGGTTCATCAGGTGGCCCTTCATGATCGAGGGCGTCCTCTGCGGGCTGGTCGGAGCGGCGATCGCGGTCGCGATGCTCTGGGGTGTGAAAGTGGGCGTGGTGGACGCCTGGGCCGCGGGCGCGGACAGTGCGCTCACCAAGACCGATTCGGCGCCCGGGACGATCGCCTTCCCACTCCTGTCACTCATCCTCGTGGGCGCGGGCGCCGTGCTCGGGGCCGTTGGCAGCGGACTCACGCTGCGCCGCTTCCTCCGCATCTAACCCTTTCGGTCATAGGCGACGGCGTCCCCGGGTGCCGCCGCCACGACCTTCTACGATCGTGGCCGTGTCCGACCATCCCCGATCCCGCCGCCGTGTCGCCGCCGCCCTCGTCGTCACCCTCGCCGCCGTTGGGATCTTCGTTCTCGGGGCGTTCTTCGGGGTTCCTCTTCGGGAGTCCCTGACCGCGGGCCCGCGTGGATCGGTTCCCGACCAGGTGCTCGAGGTCATCAGCGATCGCTACCACGGTCAGGTGAATCGTGACGGGCTCGAGCGCATCGGCGCCGCGGCGATCGCGGCGTCCCTCGGTGATCCCTATACCGCGTACCTGAGTCCGGAGGAGTGGACGCGCCTTCGGCGGGCGTCGGCCGGGGCGTACACGGGCATCGGCGTACGCATTCGTCAGGAGTCCCGCGCGCTCGTGGTGAGCGAGGTCTTCCCCGGGAGCCCCGCCGCAGGGGTGGGACTTGTTGCCGGCGACCGCATCGTCGCCGTGGGCGGCGTGTCGGTTGCGAGTCGTGGTCCGCTGAACAGCCTCCACGCGGTCCTCGGTGCGCCCGGTACCTCGGTAGTGCTCACACTGGTGGGCACGGACGGCGCCACTCGTACTGTGCGCCCCGT
This portion of the Thermoleophilia bacterium genome encodes:
- a CDS encoding ABC transporter permease; the protein is MFFREALRSIRANAAISVAATVTALIAVFILGAFIPSFMYVRSAVDSQKSKVDVDIYISDGATVRQVDSLRDKLTALRSDGTVARMTYVSKADALRIMRERLRDPSVLDELPSNPLPAKFNVHPTEAENADVIIAAVKGHPALDPTEGIVYPKTTADKLLTAAKFVQWAGFILIGILLLAAVLLIGNTIRLSIFARRREVEVMRLVGATNWFIRWPFMIEGVLCGLVGAAIAVAMLWGVKVGVVDAWAAGADSALTKTDSAPGTIAFPLLSLILVGAGAVLGAVGSGLTLRRFLRI
- a CDS encoding PDZ domain-containing protein, with translation MRSPRPIRRPGRSPSHSCHSSSWARAPCSGPLAADSRCAASSASNPFGHRRRRPRVPPPRPSTIVAVSDHPRSRRRVAAALVVTLAAVGIFVLGAFFGVPLRESLTAGPRGSVPDQVLEVISDRYHGQVNRDGLERIGAAAIAASLGDPYTAYLSPEEWTRLRRASAGAYTGIGVRIRQESRALVVSEVFPGSPAAGVGLVAGDRIVAVGGVSVASRGPLNSLHAVLGAPGTSVVLTLVGTDGATRTVRPVRGDVTVPMVEGRIVTGARGIKVGVIDLNRFEQGAGERVSDQARALIATGATAVVLDLRGDPGGLLDEAVAVASVFLAPGTVVVSTTGRMSPERVLRANGDPIAAAVPVVVLVDGASASASEIVAGALKDHGRAVIVGQPTFGKSKVQVTYSTSDGGAVRVTIATYLTPKGIDIGAGGVTPDIRATDSVATDEDEALAIAVSAAQKQGG